GCGCGGTGCACCGTGACGTTTCGGCCGCTCGGCCCGAGCCGCACGCGGGTCGTGTTCCAGGGAGACCTTGCGTCCCACCATGATCTGAAGGGGAATCCGATGCTCGGGACCGCGAAGCGCGCCTACGCGAAGGCGGCCAGGAAATGGGCCGCCGAAGTGCGTCAGGACTTGTCCGACCGTCGGCGGCTCTCTACCGTGCATCCGTGACCGTCTCGATCGTCGTCCCCGCGCGCAACGAGGAGGAGCTTCTGCCGAGCTGCCTCCGTGCGCTCACAACCCAGGATTACCGAGGCCCGCTCGAGATCATCGTCGTGGACAACGGGAGCACCGACCGCACGGCGGAGCGCGCCCGGTGGTTCGGCGTGACGGTGGTGTCGGAGCCCAGGCACGGCTACGTCATCGCGCTCGCGCGCGGCTTCTCGATCGCGACAGGCGATATCGTCGCCACGACCGACGCCGACACGGTACCGCCCCGGAACTGGGTCTCGCGCCTGGCGCGCGAGTACGCGGAGCGTCCGGAGGTGGTGGCGGTCGGGGGAGAGATTTACTTCCGAGAGCCGAATTGGAAAGGCTGGCTCTTCACGCGATGCATCCTTCCGGTCTTGAACCGGTGGGACCGCAGGAACCGGGCCGGCGCGCACCTCTGGGGCGCGAACTTCTCCGTGCGCCGGGACGTTTTCCAGCGCGCGGGCGGCTGGAATATGGAATTCAACCTTCAATGCGACACCGAGCTTTCCGAGAGGCTTCGCCGCTTCGGCCGAGTCGTTCTCCTGGAAAGCCTTTCTGTCTCCACGTCGTGCCGCCGGTGGAATCGCTCGTTATTGTGGAGCGTTTTCCTCTACGCCTCGAATTTCGTGTCTTTGCGGTTACGCCGGCGGCCGCTTTGGCGCAGCTTCCCAGAGATTCGTGAGCGGCGGGCTCCGGCGGCGGGCGAGGCGTCGGGATTCGCCTGGCGTCCCCCGTGGGGTTTCTCCTGGAAGGCGGCCCGAACGGGCACCGTCGTAGCGGTCTTTGCCGCGCTCGTCGCTCTCGGCGGTTACGACACGTTCGCGCCTTGGTCGAACGCTTTTGGTAGAACCTATTGGGAGGGTGCCACCAAGGAGCGCGTGGTGGCCTTGACCTTCGACGACGGCCCCAACGAGCCCTTCACCTCCGATGTGCTCGACGTTCTCCGTCGTGAGGACGTGAAGGCCACGTTTTTCCTGATCGGGAGGAACGCGCGCCGCTACCCCGCGATCGCCGCAAGGATCGCGCGCGAAGGGCACGTGATCGGAAACCACACCGATTCACACCCGCCGGGGTTCGCGCTGGAACCCGCACCCTATCTTCGCGCCGAAGTCGACCGGGCCGAGGAGAGCATTCATGCCGCGACCGGCGTGTACGCGCACTTTTTCCGTCCGCCCCAGGGGATTCGGTCCCCTTGGCTGATGCGCGTCCTGGAAGAGGATTCGCTCGTGACGGTGACCTGGGACGACGCGCCCCGGGACTGGGAGCCCCACTCCGCTCGGCAGCTCGCGGCAGCCACCGTCGCGCGCGCGCACCCGGGGGCCATCATTCTGCTCCACGACGGGCTCAACTTGGCGCATCGCCCCGACCGGAGCGCGACCGTGGCGGCGCTGCCCACGATCATCCATCGCCTCCGCGACAAGGGATACCAGTTCGTCACGGTGCCGGAGCTTCTGCGCTGCCGCCCGGCGCTGGCGCGCTGGCCGGCGGCACAGTAGGGACCGCAACCCCCTACTTCCGCGCCGCGCGCATCCGCTCTTTCAGCACCTCATCGAAATTCAGGATCACGTTCGCCTGTGTGGGATTTTGCTCCTCCGGCCCCTTCTGCACCGCGATCAGCCGCCCGTCCGGAAGAATGTCGTAAAGCGCGGCACCAAGACGGTTCGGTGGAATGCGCAGAGCCGCAAGATCCCACACCAACGTCGGGGATGTTGCCGTCAGTCCAGGCCTTGAGGTGATCCCGACCGACATCAGTTTTCCCTGGACCGAATAGTAGAGATGTTTCCCGTCCTTTCCCCATCTGGGCATATCGCCTCCCCCGCGGGAGACCATGATCGGCAGGCCCGCGAACCCATCGCCCGCCCATTCGCTGGCGTACACCTCCCCCCTCCCTGTCTCATTCGATTGGTAGGCTACGACGCGTCCATCGGGCGAGAAAATACCCAAGGCATGTAATGCGTCGTTGCCGGTGATCTGCCTCGGGATCCCCGGCTCACCTTCCCGCGCGGGCACCTGAAAGACCCAGATCGCTACCCTGTTGCTGTCGGCGTTGGTCGTCAGCATGGTCCTTCCGTCCGGAGACATGGAGGTAGGTATGAAGTACGACGTTGGTGAGGGCTTCCTCGCGATCCGCCTCGGCGCGGAAGCGCCGGCGGCGTCGACCAGATAGATTCCATCGAGCGAATCATTGGCATTCTGTGCGAACGCGAGCCAGCGGCCGTCCTGCGACCATGAGTTCCCAAGACAGTCCGCGCCCGGGCGCGAGCGGACACGCCGAGCCGCGGGCTGTCCACGCTCCGACACCCAAGTCTCGGTGATCGCGTTCGCATTGTTAATCGAGAGGGTCGCCCTGCTCCCGTCGGGCGAAGCCTTCAGGTCATATTCGTAAGGTCGCCGCTCCGGCGACCACTCGGAAACGTTCCCCTGACGGTCCACCACGATCACGTGGCGGTTTCGCACGACGTTGCCCCCTCCGGCATAGACGAGCATCCCGTTTGGAGTGATTCCGAAGCGGGCGTTGATCGAGGTGTTCTCCTGGCGGAGGTCGTTCATGATCCCGACCGGCTCACCCTTGACCTCCATTTTGCCGAGGTCGAACCGGACCGCGAACAACGCGTCCTGTCGGGAGAAACAGAGCACGCCCGCGTGGTACGCCGGGCTCCCTGCATCCCGGATCAGGATCTTGGTCTTCCCGGAGCGAGGATCGAGAATGCCGATTCCCTGGCGGTACACTTCCCCTTCGTACCAGATGGCGCTCAGGAACACGCCGCGATCGCCGGGTAGCGGCTTGCCCTCCGGAAAGAACCGACCCGCGGGATAGCCCGGAACGACAAACCTGGTCGGCGGAGAGGGCGATCCCCCTTTCGCGGGCAGACGCACATATCTCAGTCCGTTATTGGTCGAGAGCATGAGGTCCCCGGATTCGAGCCAGGCTCCGGTCACGTCCCACTCCGGATCCACGTTCCCGACCGGGACGGGCGGAGCGCTCCGGTCCGCCGGCATCCTGAACCGGCGAAGGTCGCGCGTCTGCTCGCCCGCGGGTGCCCAGTACTCGATGGTGCGGCCGTTCGCGCTCATGAAAAGCGCGCTGGCGCCCTCGGTCCCACGGACCACATCGAATTCCGGCTGATCCATGCGGCGCATGTAAAGACGAGCAAGCGATAAATCTCTCGCGCCGGCGGTGAGCGGTTTTCCGATGAGGGCGATCGTGCGCCCATCGGATGCAGCCCCCTGGACTTGAACATCCGGAGGGGTTGGGAGCGCCAGGTGCATGACGCCTTCGGTGTGGGTGCGGCCGGCGGTGAAGGCGTTCCACCCCGCGGCACCGAGGGCGGCGCCCGCGATTGCGGCGGCCGCGAGGAGGATCGCGGTGCGGCGTTTCGCGGCCGCGCTCGCCGGCGCGGCGGCGTCGGCGGAGGCGCCGGCGCCCGCGTACCGCCCCGATTTGATCTCCTCGAGCGTGAGCCGCGCGTCGCCGATGTCGCGCAGGCGTTTCTTGGGATCTTTGGTCAGGCAGCGCTCGAGCAGCTCGCGGAGCCGCGCGGGCGTGTGCTTGGGGAGCGTCGACCAGTCCATCTCGCGCTCGAGGATCTTCGCGATGGTGTCGCTCACCGTCTCTCCCTCGAACGCGCGCTTCCCGGTGAGGCATTCGTAGACGATGCAGCCGAAGGACCAGATGTCGGTGCGGCGGTCGACGACCTTGCCCCGCGCCTGCTCGGGCGAGAGGTACGCCGCCGTGCCCAGGATCACGCCGACCATTGTCGCGGGGTTGATAAAGGTCGGCGAGTGCGGGAGCGTCGGCGAAGAAAGCGTGGGCGAATCTACCAGTGCCGGGGATTTCGCGAGGCCTTCCTCGTCCGTCGCGACCCGGCCCTTCGCGAGCCCGAAGTCCAGCACCTTGACCTGTTCGTTCGGCGTGATCATCACGTTCGCGGGCTTGAGATCACGATGCACCACGCCCCCGTCGTGCGCCGCCTCCACCCCGCAGGCGATCTCGATGCAGACGTTGAGCGTCTCTTGGAGAGGAAGCGGCCCGCGCGCGATCCGATCAGCGAGCGTCTCCCCCTCGATGTGCTCGAGCGCGAGGTATCGC
This Candidatus Eisenbacteria bacterium DNA region includes the following protein-coding sequences:
- a CDS encoding glycosyltransferase, translated to MGRRSASGLVRPSAALYRASVTVSIVVPARNEEELLPSCLRALTTQDYRGPLEIIVVDNGSTDRTAERARWFGVTVVSEPRHGYVIALARGFSIATGDIVATTDADTVPPRNWVSRLAREYAERPEVVAVGGEIYFREPNWKGWLFTRCILPVLNRWDRRNRAGAHLWGANFSVRRDVFQRAGGWNMEFNLQCDTELSERLRRFGRVVLLESLSVSTSCRRWNRSLLWSVFLYASNFVSLRLRRRPLWRSFPEIRERRAPAAGEASGFAWRPPWGFSWKAARTGTVVAVFAALVALGGYDTFAPWSNAFGRTYWEGATKERVVALTFDDGPNEPFTSDVLDVLRREDVKATFFLIGRNARRYPAIAARIAREGHVIGNHTDSHPPGFALEPAPYLRAEVDRAEESIHAATGVYAHFFRPPQGIRSPWLMRVLEEDSLVTVTWDDAPRDWEPHSARQLAAATVARAHPGAIILLHDGLNLAHRPDRSATVAALPTIIHRLRDKGYQFVTVPELLRCRPALARWPAAQ
- a CDS encoding serine/threonine-protein kinase, producing MPVTSGATIGPYKVDREIGRGGMGVIFLAHDTRLGRTVALKALPEDVAADPDRLQRFEREARVLASLNHPNVAAIYGLEESEGRRYLALEHIEGETLADRIARGPLPLQETLNVCIEIACGVEAAHDGGVVHRDLKPANVMITPNEQVKVLDFGLAKGRVATDEEGLAKSPALVDSPTLSSPTLPHSPTFINPATMVGVILGTAAYLSPEQARGKVVDRRTDIWSFGCIVYECLTGKRAFEGETVSDTIAKILEREMDWSTLPKHTPARLRELLERCLTKDPKKRLRDIGDARLTLEEIKSGRYAGAGASADAAAPASAAAKRRTAILLAAAAIAGAALGAAGWNAFTAGRTHTEGVMHLALPTPPDVQVQGAASDGRTIALIGKPLTAGARDLSLARLYMRRMDQPEFDVVRGTEGASALFMSANGRTIEYWAPAGEQTRDLRRFRMPADRSAPPVPVGNVDPEWDVTGAWLESGDLMLSTNNGLRYVRLPAKGGSPSPPTRFVVPGYPAGRFFPEGKPLPGDRGVFLSAIWYEGEVYRQGIGILDPRSGKTKILIRDAGSPAYHAGVLCFSRQDALFAVRFDLGKMEVKGEPVGIMNDLRQENTSINARFGITPNGMLVYAGGGNVVRNRHVIVVDRQGNVSEWSPERRPYEYDLKASPDGSRATLSINNANAITETWVSERGQPAARRVRSRPGADCLGNSWSQDGRWLAFAQNANDSLDGIYLVDAAGASAPRRIARKPSPTSYFIPTSMSPDGRTMLTTNADSNRVAIWVFQVPAREGEPGIPRQITGNDALHALGIFSPDGRVVAYQSNETGRGEVYASEWAGDGFAGLPIMVSRGGGDMPRWGKDGKHLYYSVQGKLMSVGITSRPGLTATSPTLVWDLAALRIPPNRLGAALYDILPDGRLIAVQKGPEEQNPTQANVILNFDEVLKERMRAARK